The following are from one region of the Halobellus limi genome:
- a CDS encoding sodium:calcium antiporter: MALLGFLPNTPLVNGTVVLLATGLIWIGSGWLETSAERLSAHYGLPAVVQGSIVVAIGSSFPELSSVVVAALSGVFDIGVGAVVGSAIFNILVIPALSGLAAADTLETNRTLVYKEAQFYMIAVSALIITFAFAVIYVPVPDAPPLVGRITRPLAVVPLLLYGLYLFIQWQDVSDHGDEGVVDASIRRQWLTLGAGLALILVAVEQLVGSVESLSSTFGIPELLAGVTIVAAATSLPDLLVSVRSARNDNSVTSLANVLGSNTFDLLVAIPIGVLIAGSVTIDFATAVPMFAVLTLATVVLFAMIRTDLRLSKAESYGLLVCYLLFVAWLITEVLGITAVLR; this comes from the coding sequence ATGGCGCTGCTCGGATTCCTCCCCAATACGCCGCTCGTGAACGGGACCGTCGTCCTCCTCGCAACCGGATTGATCTGGATCGGGAGCGGGTGGCTCGAGACGTCCGCGGAGCGGCTGTCCGCGCACTACGGGCTCCCGGCCGTCGTTCAGGGATCGATCGTCGTCGCGATCGGATCCAGTTTCCCGGAGCTCTCGAGCGTCGTGGTCGCCGCCCTCTCGGGCGTGTTCGACATCGGCGTCGGTGCCGTCGTCGGCTCCGCGATATTCAACATCCTCGTCATCCCCGCGTTGTCGGGACTCGCCGCGGCCGACACGCTGGAGACAAACCGGACGCTCGTGTACAAGGAGGCGCAGTTCTACATGATCGCGGTGTCCGCGCTGATCATCACGTTCGCCTTCGCGGTCATCTACGTGCCGGTCCCGGACGCACCGCCGCTCGTGGGACGGATCACCCGGCCGCTCGCTGTGGTCCCGTTACTCCTCTACGGGCTGTACCTCTTTATCCAGTGGCAGGACGTCTCCGATCACGGCGACGAGGGCGTCGTCGACGCGAGCATCCGCCGGCAGTGGTTGACGCTCGGCGCCGGCCTCGCGCTGATCCTCGTCGCGGTCGAACAGCTCGTGGGGAGCGTCGAGTCGCTTTCGTCCACGTTCGGGATTCCGGAACTGCTCGCCGGGGTGACGATCGTCGCCGCGGCGACGAGCCTGCCCGACCTGCTCGTCAGCGTCCGGTCGGCCCGCAACGACAACAGCGTCACCAGCCTCGCCAACGTGCTCGGCTCGAACACCTTCGACCTGCTGGTCGCGATTCCGATCGGCGTCCTCATCGCCGGGAGCGTCACGATCGACTTCGCGACGGCCGTCCCGATGTTCGCGGTTCTGACGCTGGCGACCGTCGTGTTGTTCGCGATGATTCGGACCGATCTGCGGCTCAGTAAGGCCGAGTCGTACGGGCTTTTGGTGTGCTACCTGCTGTTCGTCGCGTGGCTGATCACCGAGGTGTTGGGAATCACGGCCGTCCTGCGATAA